One bacterium genomic window, CATCCGGTCTGGTGTTCGTTGATCGGCGCGATACGGTGCCTATAGGAGCCAAATCCGGTGGACTGGTCTACACAGTCAGCCTCGATGCCTTTGCGTTGCTCCACGGACCCGTCAATCCGCTCAACGCTGATTGGGGCGTGACATCAATGTTGACTGTTTCCGACTCGACTGTCATCACCACGAATTTTGCCGACGATACGATTACCGAGATCGATTCGGCCGGGGCGGTTCTTGCCCGATTCAGCGTCGGCGACGGCCCGGTGGCTCTTGCGAAAATCCCATCCTGTTTCGCCATTAAAGGAGACGCCAACGGTTCCGGGGGAATCAGTATCTCCGACGCCGTTTACATCATCGCTTTCATTTTCGGGGGCGGACCACAGCCCGCGGTGTACTATACCGGCGACATGAACTGCTCCGGCGACGTCACGATCTCAGATTCTGTCGCCCTAATCGCCCACATCTTTGGCGGCGGTCCCGGCTCCTGCGGTTGTGCCGACTAAGAGATTTTCGCAAAGTATCCGATGTCCTGTAAACAACAGTCAGGGCATCGGATATCCCATTCCAACTCGGCAAATTGTTGCATATAAACTGTACAGAAACGTCTTCAAAACCCCCAATCTGAACCGGAATTGTCCCTGCGTTTTTCGGGTATTGGTGTCGTATTAGCTAATGCAGAAGATAGCAGAGACCATCCACGGTCACACCCGACAGCTGTCGGCATCATTTTTGCATGTTGTTCCCATTTGGCATACCACGCACGAGATTTGGGAGTGGTGTGCGCTGGTCCAACCAGCCGCTCGAAGGTGACTTCGGGTATCCCCCCTCCACCACTCCCTTTAATTTGCCGCTTGTCCGGCGAGTCAGCTTGCCTCGCGATGGTTCTCATTGTATAATCAAGATATGTACCCTTTTTCGCCTCCCGAGTCTTATGCATATCGTGGCCGCGTTGCAACCCTTGCCGAACACCTTGGGTATTCAGCAAACGACAAGCTGTTGATTATCAATGCCGACGATCTTGGTTTGACATCTGGAATCAACCGCACAATCGCCGAACTCAGCTCCTCCGGTACGATTAGCTCAACGACAATAATGGTCACTGCCGGTGATTATCAGGATGCTTTGACTCGCATGAAGGCTCAACCCATTGCCTGCGGCGTGCACATCACGATGACTTCATCTCTCCCAGAAGCTCTCGTCGGGCCGGTTAGCCCCATCGCTGAAGTCGCCAGTCTCGTTGATGCCTCAGGAAAATTTCATCTCGACCGCGACCAGTTCTTTCTTGGCGCCAACCCCGAAGAAGCTCATCGTGAAGCAACCGCCCAGATTGAACGTGCATTGGCAGACGGAATCGACGTTACCCACATCGACAGCCACGAGGGCACAATGCAGCTTCGCCCGGAGTTTGCGGATCTGTACCTGGGTCTGGCGGCAAAGTTTCGCCTCCCTTTGCGTATGGGATCGCGGGCTTTGCTCGAGCAAATCGGTCTTGGTGATGGCTGGATTGAGCGCGCCCGCAGGCTGTGTCTCCAATTCACCGACAACTTCGTCTATCTGCCGATCGACGGTTTTGCCGCGCTCTCAGAAAAACACCACTATATGTGTCGCTTGCTTCAGCACCTGCCGTTCGGTGTCACAGAACTCTATTTTCATCCTGCCGATCCGCGTTACGAAGTCCGCACGCACCAGGCGAACAGGGAAGACCGCAACATTTGGTCAATCCGCGAATGGGACTACTCTATTCTTGTCTCGCCCGAATTTCAGTCGCTCATCAAAGAGCAGGGGATCAAGCTGATTAGTTTCGCACCAATCCGCGATCTCATGCGCGCTCAATAGCGCATGCTTTTTCTTCGTCTCAATTTTCAAAAATCAGAAAAATTACCCCAAAAAGGA contains:
- a CDS encoding ChbG/HpnK family deacetylase yields the protein MYPFSPPESYAYRGRVATLAEHLGYSANDKLLIINADDLGLTSGINRTIAELSSSGTISSTTIMVTAGDYQDALTRMKAQPIACGVHITMTSSLPEALVGPVSPIAEVASLVDASGKFHLDRDQFFLGANPEEAHREATAQIERALADGIDVTHIDSHEGTMQLRPEFADLYLGLAAKFRLPLRMGSRALLEQIGLGDGWIERARRLCLQFTDNFVYLPIDGFAALSEKHHYMCRLLQHLPFGVTELYFHPADPRYEVRTHQANREDRNIWSIREWDYSILVSPEFQSLIKEQGIKLISFAPIRDLMRAQ